One part of the Vicia villosa cultivar HV-30 ecotype Madison, WI linkage group LG6, Vvil1.0, whole genome shotgun sequence genome encodes these proteins:
- the LOC131611779 gene encoding albumin-1-like gives MAYAKLSLLPLFLITTLVIIFPTKKVQADCDKLCSFQESECGDGCLCLIGIDYCLSISLVMKMVKKHPKLCESHADCTRKGSGSFCAYYPNSDIKYGVCFDSSSHAEASFKNALSSEFSNLLKMPSEVST, from the exons ATGGCTTATGCTAAGCTCTCTCTTTTGCCTCTCTTCCTGATCACCACATTAG TAATAATATTTCCGACGAAGAAGGTCCAAGCAGATTGTGACAAGCTTTGTAGTTTTCAAGAGTCGGAATGTGGTGATGGTTGTTTATGTTTAATCGGGATTGATTATTGCTTAAGCATATCATTAGTTATGAAGATGGTGAAGAAACATCCTAAATTATGTGAGTCTCATGCAGACTGCACAAGAAAAGGAAGTGGGAGCTTCTGTGCTTATTATCCAAATTCGGATATTAAATATGGCGTGTGTTTTGATTCTAGCTCTCATGCAGAAGCCTCATTCAAGAATGCTCTTAGCTCTGAATTCTCAAACTTGTTGAAGATGCCCTCAGAAGTTTCCACTTAA
- the LOC131614006 gene encoding uncharacterized protein LOC131614006, translated as MIVLSYNLRGCGSAAKRKCLRDLIRSVQVDICFIQESKLCNFDSVNVQSLWGESDMEWSANWAVGRFGGIITMWKVGLFKVLYSFTGDGFLGIAVNWKGKRVYVVNVYAPRTLDKKKEMWKSMREMRYRFQEGEWYCFRGDFNVVSNRGERLGIGVQINGGEILGFNEFISAMELIDLPVLGNRFTWFNLAGTACSRIDRFLDSWKSLSNIHGRPGYILKEKLSKQKNMIRTWNKEVFGILDLDVNKAISSLNKLDSMVADMERSTCVDVSEARGVASKAMVMKGRRRRNNIVGLSSARGDLSEVEDIRSKIMNHFANRFVESEEIRPLLDGVSFNCLTAEDCVYLEALFSLEEIKDAVWLRDCEKSPGPDSFPLSFLKFCWSFVGQEVMRFVQDFHRRGKLPKAITASFLALTPKINNPQRVEEFKPICLIGCLYRLLSKLLAGRLNKVMGKLVSPTQTTFIEGRQMMDGVVVLNEIADFARRNRRECLILKNDFEKAYDCVSWSYLKYMFKRMGFGSKWCGWMEAMVFSSNISVLVNGCPTAEFAASRGLRQGDPMSPFLFLLATEGLSGLMWNAREVGGFQGFHFNQQIYVELLQFADDTVMLLYGINVGDDALLAAANFLPCAIGSMPFLFLGLHVGANHRRKDTWKPVYNNLKKRVASWQGKHISLGGKLSFFKAPRVVWEEIIRIQRSFLWGKPKEDKRRMAWVNWDKVYRQCVWSDIMTFTHGNSEHCIHDEISNYSLKKTSLWWRDIRAVCRSQRNDQFWFLDAVSRNDDGSVEWGSGNEEFSVKDAYKRLYATLSGVNSLGEFKVHAIHNVWRAKVPENIKCFEWRFILNSMPTRDELRRRGVLHGGDQVLCPLCNSATEHKEHLFLMCVESDKVWKMVLRWLLGEDMDIGIGNLELDVVERFDDCLEVCVRAPFVYFFWLLIS; from the exons ATGATTGTTCTTTCCTACAATTTGAGGGGGTGTGGGAGTGCAGCCAAGAGGAAGTGCCTTCGTGATCTCATTCGTTCTGTTCAGGTTGATATTTGCTTTATTCAAGAATCTAAATTGTGTAACTTTGATTCTGTGAATGTTCAATCCTTGTGGGGGGAGAGTGATATGGAGTGGAGTGCTAATTGGGCTGTGGGGAGGTTTGGAGGTATTATCACGATGTGGAAGGTTGGTTTATTTAAAGTGCTCTATAGCTTCACTGGTGATGGTTTCTTGGGGATTGCGGTGAATTGGAAAGGGAAGCGTGTGTACGTGGTTAATGTTTATGCTCCGCGCACCCTTGATAAGAAGAAGGAGATGTGGAAGAGTATGAGGGAGATGCGATATAGATTTCAAGAGGGAGAGTGGTACTGTTTTAGGGGTGATTTCAACGTCGTGAGTAATAGAGGGGAGCGATTAGGCATTGGTGTTCAGATTAATGGTGGAGAAATTCTGGGTTTCAATGAGTTCATTTCCGCCATGGAGCTTATTGACCTTCCGGTTCTAGGCAATCGCTTCACTTGGTTCAATTTGGCTGGAACTGCTTGTAGTAGGATCGATAGGTTCTTG GACAGTTGGAAGTCTTTGTCCAATATTCATGGCAGACCCGGGTATATCTTAAAggagaagttgtctaagcagaagAATATGATCAGGACTTGGAACAAGGAGGTGTTTGGTATTTTAGATTTAGATGTCAACAAAGCTATTAGTAGTCTGAATAAGCTGGATTCAATGGTGGCTGACATGGAGAGGAGCACTTGTGTTGACGTGAGTGAAGCCAGGGGTGTAGCCTCTAAAGCTAT GGTTATGAAAGGTAGACGGAGGAGGAATAACATAGTTGGGCTGAGTTCTGCAAGGGGTGATTTGTCGGAGGTGGAGGATATTAGATCTAAAATTATGAATCACTTTGCGAATAGATTCGTGGAGAGTGAAGAGATTCGTCCGTTGCTTGATGGTGTGTCTTTCAATTGTTTAACTGCCGAGGATTGTGTCTATTTGGAGGCTCTGTTTTCTCTTGAGGAGATTAAGGATGCAGTGTGGCTCAGGGATTGCGAGAAAAGCCCAGGACCTGACAGTTTTCCATTGAGCTTCCTGAAATTCTGTTGGAGTTTCGTAGGCCAAGAAGTTATGAGGTTTGTCCAAGACTTCCATAGAAGAGGTAAATTGCCCAAGGCAATTACGGCTTCGTTCTTGGCGTTAACTCCAAAAATTAATAATCCTCAAAGGGTGGAAGAATTCAAGCCCATATGCCTCATTGGTTGCCTTTATCGTTTGCTGTCTAAATTATTGGCTGGAAGGCTGAATAAGGTGATGGGGAAACTGGTCTCTCCAACTCAAACGACGTTTATCGAAGGTAGGCAAATGATGGATGGAGTTGTTGTGTTGAATGAGATTGCTGATTTTGCGAGGAGGAATAGAAGAGAATGCTTGATTCTGAAAAACGATTTTGAAAAAGCATACGATTGTGTCTCTTGGAGTTATCTAAAATACATGTTCAAGCGAATGGGGTTTGGGAGCAAATGGTGTGGGTGGATGGAAGCGATGGTTTTCTCAAGTAATATCTCTGTGCTCGTGAATGGCTGTCCAACAGCGGAATTTGCAGCTTCTCGTGGTCTCCGGCAGGGGGATCCCATGTCCCCGTTTCTTTTCCTTCTTGCCACTGAGGGTCTGTCTGGTTTAATGTGGAACGCAAGAGAGGTTGGGGGTTTCCAGGGGTTTCATTTCAACCAACAGATTTACGTTGAGCTGTTGCAATTCGCGGATGATACGGTAATGCT GCTATACGGTATCAATGTTGGGGATGATGCTTTACTTGCAGCTGCTAATTTCCTTCCTTGCGCGATTGGCAGCATGCCGTTTCTGTTTCTGGGCCTTCATGTAGGTGCTAATCATAGGAGAAAAGATACTTGGAAGCCGGTTTACAACAATTTGAAaaaaagggtagcttcttggcaGGGCAAGCATATCTCTCTCGGTGGCAAG TTATCTTTCTTCAAAGCTCCTAGGGTGGTGTGGGAGGAAATCATTAGAATTCAACGCTCGTTTCTGTGGGGTAAACCGAAGGAAGACAAAAGGAGGATGGCGTGGGTTAATTGGGACAAAGTTT ACAGGCAGTGTGTGTGGTCTGATATTATGACGTTTACACATGGCAATAGTGAGCATTGTATCCACGACGAGATTTCGAATTATAGTTTGAAAAAAACTTCTCTCTGGTGGCGCGATATTAGAGCTGTTTGTAGGAGTCAAAGAAATGATCAATTTTGGTTTTTAGATGCTGTGTCTCGTAATGATGATGGTTCGGTTGAGTGGGGCAGCGGCAACGAGGAATTTTCAGTCAAAGACGCGTATAAAAGATTGTATGCAACGCTGAGTGGGGTTAATAGTTTGGGGGAGTTCAAGGTGCATGCTATTCATAATGTGTGGAGGGCAAAGGTTCCTGAGAATATCAAATGCTTCGAATGGCGGTTTATTCTTAATAGTATGCCTACTAGAGATGAATTACGGCGAAGAGGTGTTCTTCATGGAGGGGATCAAGTGTTATGTCCTTTATGTAACAGTGCTACTGAACATAAAGAGCACCTGTTCCTTATGTGTGTTGAGTCCGACAAGGTTTGGAAGATGGTGCTCCGATGGCTGCTAGGAGAAGACATGGATATTGGAATAGGAAACTTGGAGCTTGATGTTGTAGAGCGTTTTGATGATTGTTTGGAGGTGTGTGTGCGTGCGCCGTTTGTCTACTTTTTCTGGTTGTTAATTTCTTGA
- the LOC131614007 gene encoding uncharacterized protein LOC131614007: protein MKTHSQPAKTKGTPKKFKPTPIDNSTTRAPSYCEHVDELFPDSLTSKSQKFQTSSNKGAHRSKPPPTPIPSKFPIIEEMPIPPKIPFIKEMSVFMHRYIKRIDNVTGDGDYGYPAVSGLLGNGEDSHTLVCYQLIQELKTHKDSYTQLYGEVVKFEAVNKALVH from the coding sequence ATGAAAACGCATTCTCAACCGGCTAAGACAAAGGGTACTCCGAAGAAATTCAAGCCTACACCGATTGACAACTCGACCACACGTGCTCCTTCGTATTGTGAGCACGTCGATGAACTTTTTCCTGACTCATTGACGTCTAAATCTCAAAAgtttcaaacaagttcaaacaaaggAGCTCACAGAAGCAAACCGCCTCCGACACCTATTCCGTCGAAATTTCCAATCATCGAAGAGATGCCTATTCCACCGAAAATTCCATTCATCAAAGAGATGTCGGTTTTTATGCACAGGTATATCAAACGAATCGATAATGTTACAGGAGACGGTGATTATGGTTACCCGGCCGTCTCGGGGTTGCTTGGTAATGGAGAGGATAGTCATACGCTTGTCTGTTACCAACTTATCCAAGAGTTAAAGACGCATAAAGACTCGTACACGCAATTATATGGAGAGGTAGTTAAATTTGAAGCGGTTAACAAAGCTCTTGTTCATTAG